A genomic segment from Nicotiana tabacum cultivar K326 chromosome 9, ASM71507v2, whole genome shotgun sequence encodes:
- the LOC107820402 gene encoding uncharacterized protein LOC107820402 yields the protein MDLHPTPFPGKVLPVKSRFNKNISRAPKTQSKEPSIPRQNRVFGTVRNPNVPTKTVSKKPVAKASSGVSQKPCKSSKKTQSLTDSATNPVIETAKKSTEENIVRQRKKSVCFQENRDAVEPQTPVKKSPNLVKPRLSGSTPFYSAVNCSKCRFDRLETSSYWLSQIKLAETVGKHFVSAAFFRLALESKAEPFRNIMLELKRYLRRHKHLSEGKEWKEVCFSYGILKDEGSSEDNIGNINKNKSNELECTIEKEEEEESKDLNQEVTEDGVTQLGNELPFPL from the exons ATGGATCTTCATCCCACACCATTTCCAG GTAAAGTTCTACCCGTGAAATCAAGATTTAACAAAAACATCTCCAGAGCACCGAAAACCCAATCCAAGGAACCATCCATTCCCAG GCAAAACAGAGTTTTTGGTACAGTTAGAAACCCAAATGTACCAACAAAGACAGTATCAAAAAAGCCCGTGGCAAAAGCTTCATCTGGGGTTTCTCAAAAACCATGCAAATCATCAAAAAAGACTCAATCTTTAACTGATTCTGCTACAAATCCAGTGATTGAAACTGCCAAGAAATCTACTGAAGAAAACATAGtaagacaaagaaagaaaagtgtgTGTTTCCAAGAAAACAGAGATGCTGTTGAGCCTCAAACTCCAGTGAAAAAATCGCCTAATTTGGTGAAGCCTAGACTTTCTGGTAGCACCCCTTTTTACAGTGCTGTAAATTGCAGTAAATGCAGATTTGATAGGCTGGAGACTTCATCTTATTGGCTTTCTCAGATTAAATTGGCTGAAACCGTTGGAAAACACTTTGTTTCTGCTGCTTTCTTTCGACTCGCTCTTGAATCCAAAGCTGAG ccCTTTAGGAATATTATGTTGGAATTGAAAAGGTATTTGAGACGACACAAGCACTTATCAGAGGGAAAAGAATGGAAAGAAGTTTGTTTTAGCTATGGAATACTGAAGGATGAGGGCAGTTCTGAGGATAATATTGGAAATATTAACAAGAACAAAAGCAATGAATTGGAATGCAccattgaaaaagaagaagaagaagaatcaaaGGACTTAAACCAGGAAGTGACTGAAGATGGTGTTACTCAACTAGGAAATGAACTTCCATTTCCATTATAA